A single Mesoaciditoga lauensis cd-1655R = DSM 25116 DNA region contains:
- a CDS encoding ABC transporter ATP-binding protein translates to MSDAVLEIKELNVYYGAIHAVKGINISVKEGEITTLIGANGAGKTSTLNSIAGLIRNKKGNIVYNGKDITHLRADAIVKSGISLAPEGRRIFPNLTVDENLKMGAYFRKDKAGIKRDREWVLELFPRLKERLKQMGGTLSGGEQQMLAIARALMANPSILMMDEPSLGLAPLLVKEVFEVIETVKKEGKTVLLVEQNAAAALSIADYGYVLETGTIVLEGKGKELLANDEVRRAYLGVTV, encoded by the coding sequence ATGTCTGATGCAGTGTTGGAGATAAAAGAACTTAACGTTTATTACGGTGCCATTCACGCTGTTAAAGGAATTAACATAAGCGTTAAGGAAGGCGAGATAACGACTTTAATAGGTGCAAATGGCGCCGGAAAGACTTCTACGCTAAATTCTATAGCAGGATTAATAAGAAATAAAAAGGGAAACATCGTCTATAACGGAAAAGATATAACACATTTGAGAGCAGATGCCATAGTTAAATCCGGGATCAGTTTAGCACCAGAAGGGAGAAGAATTTTCCCAAATTTAACGGTGGATGAGAATTTAAAAATGGGCGCCTATTTCAGAAAAGACAAAGCTGGAATAAAGAGAGATCGTGAATGGGTGCTTGAACTTTTTCCAAGACTTAAAGAACGTTTAAAACAAATGGGTGGCACGCTCTCCGGTGGAGAACAGCAAATGTTGGCCATTGCAAGGGCTTTGATGGCAAATCCATCTATTCTTATGATGGATGAGCCTTCACTTGGATTAGCACCTTTGCTTGTAAAAGAAGTTTTTGAGGTTATAGAAACGGTAAAGAAAGAAGGAAAGACGGTTCTTCTCGTTGAGCAAAACGCTGCCGCTGCCTTGTCAATAGCAGATTATGGATATGTTTTGGAAACGGGCACTATAGTGCTTGAAGGAAAAGGTAAGGAATTACTTGCGAACGATGAAGTAAGACGTGCATATCTGGGTGTTACCGTCTGA
- a CDS encoding ATP-binding cassette domain-containing protein: protein MKINDKKDERKDVLRLENLTIKFGGLTAVDSFNGYLKEGELIGLIGPNGAGKTTIFNMITGIYAPTYGTVTFNGVNITGMKPYVITHLGIARTFQNIRLFSDMTVLENVLVAEHSWLQNYKARKILHKHEPEKFPKPHWKPWFWSAVLKTPDYLKMERHMKDYAYELLKAVDLDRFAHLKASALPYGPQRKLEIARALATRPYLLLLDEPAAGMNPQETQELAEFVQDVRKKFSVTILLIEHDMKFVMKICERIYVLDYGKIIAHGVPEEIQNNKKVIEAYLGDESYV from the coding sequence ATCAAGATTAACGACAAAAAAGACGAAAGAAAAGACGTATTGCGTTTGGAAAATCTGACGATAAAATTCGGTGGTTTAACAGCTGTCGATTCCTTTAACGGTTATCTGAAAGAAGGAGAACTCATAGGGCTTATAGGGCCAAATGGTGCGGGAAAAACCACGATATTTAACATGATAACTGGCATATACGCTCCCACGTATGGAACGGTTACGTTTAACGGAGTTAATATAACGGGAATGAAGCCTTACGTTATAACACATTTGGGTATCGCAAGGACTTTTCAGAACATAAGGCTCTTTTCTGACATGACCGTGCTTGAAAATGTCCTTGTAGCAGAGCATTCGTGGCTGCAAAATTACAAAGCGCGCAAAATTCTCCATAAGCATGAACCTGAAAAATTTCCAAAGCCTCACTGGAAACCATGGTTCTGGAGTGCTGTTTTGAAGACACCAGACTATTTGAAGATGGAACGGCACATGAAAGATTACGCTTATGAGCTGTTAAAAGCTGTTGATCTGGATAGGTTTGCCCATTTGAAAGCCTCAGCGCTTCCATATGGTCCTCAAAGGAAGTTGGAAATAGCACGTGCTCTGGCAACCAGGCCTTATTTGTTGCTCTTGGATGAACCAGCAGCTGGTATGAACCCTCAAGAAACTCAAGAATTGGCAGAATTTGTCCAGGACGTTAGAAAGAAATTCTCGGTTACCATACTTTTGATAGAACATGATATGAAATTTGTTATGAAGATATGCGAAAGAATATACGTGCTTGATTATGGCAAGATAATAGCCCATGGTGTTCCAGAAGAAATTCAAAACAACAAGAAAGTTATAGAAGCGTATCTTGGAGATGAGAGCTATGTCTGA
- a CDS encoding branched-chain amino acid ABC transporter permease has product MKRISFKTNFLLTTVFVIGIGFLLLGASHSVGDYWIRIITLMAIYSIMAISYTLVNGVTGIFSLGHAGFIAVGAYTAALLTLPIQQKTMSFFIAPLIWPLNSIQIGFFPATIIAGLVAAFAAFLVGYPSLRVTGDYFAIATLAFAEIIRIVIQNSYSVTNGSLGLKGIPPYTNIWWAWGWLLVTIIAIGSLKFSSYGRALRAMSEDTVAAGAMGINVFKHQLMSFVVSGFFAGIGGALYAHWLTTIDPRPTSLGIMLTFFVLIMIVIGGLGSISGAVLGAIFFAFAAQWLRIVESPMKFFGITIPGIPGMSMLIFATVFILIMLFWRRGIMGKDELSWQYIYDHFTKKAGDQD; this is encoded by the coding sequence ATGAAGAGGATTTCATTTAAAACCAATTTCCTACTTACAACTGTTTTTGTTATAGGAATTGGCTTTCTTCTTCTAGGGGCGAGCCATTCGGTAGGAGATTATTGGATTAGGATAATAACGTTGATGGCCATATATTCGATAATGGCCATAAGTTACACGCTTGTTAACGGCGTAACTGGAATTTTTTCTCTTGGTCATGCCGGATTCATTGCCGTTGGTGCTTACACGGCCGCACTTTTAACTCTTCCTATTCAACAAAAAACCATGTCGTTTTTCATAGCACCTCTTATTTGGCCATTGAACAGCATACAGATAGGTTTCTTCCCCGCTACCATAATAGCAGGGTTAGTTGCCGCTTTTGCCGCTTTCTTAGTAGGGTATCCATCGTTAAGAGTAACCGGTGACTACTTCGCGATAGCCACTCTCGCATTTGCAGAAATAATAAGAATAGTTATTCAGAATTCTTATAGCGTCACGAACGGTTCGCTTGGTTTGAAAGGGATTCCTCCATATACCAACATTTGGTGGGCATGGGGATGGTTGTTGGTGACGATCATAGCTATAGGAAGTTTAAAATTCAGCAGTTACGGTCGTGCTTTGCGAGCAATGTCGGAAGACACCGTGGCAGCAGGGGCTATGGGAATAAACGTTTTCAAACATCAGCTCATGTCTTTCGTGGTAAGTGGGTTCTTCGCGGGTATAGGTGGCGCTCTTTACGCTCATTGGCTTACCACCATCGATCCGCGACCAACCAGTTTGGGAATAATGCTGACTTTCTTCGTGTTGATAATGATAGTCATTGGTGGGCTGGGAAGTATCTCCGGCGCCGTTTTGGGAGCCATTTTCTTCGCCTTTGCGGCTCAATGGCTAAGGATAGTCGAGTCACCTATGAAATTCTTTGGGATCACCATACCTGGTATTCCTGGAATGAGTATGCTCATCTTCGCAACTGTTTTCATATTGATCATGCTCTTCTGGAGGAGAGGTATCATGGGAAAAGACGAGTTGAGCTGGCAGTACATATACGATCACTTTACCAAGAAAGCAGGTGATCAAGATTAA
- a CDS encoding branched-chain amino acid ABC transporter permease, translating to MSHIAQNLINGTLLGGLYALIAIGYTMVYGILRLINFAHGDILMWGVYFALYTVIALSMPWWLGFLVGIALAGLLGFTVEKVAYRPLRNAPRISALITAIGISFFLESLAVVVFGGIPKSFNIYPKFFNKIIIFNHLRIQMLTFFILGVTFVLLFGVLWLLYRTKTGTAMRAIATDIPTTSLMGANVDNIISLTFIIGSMLAATSGIMWAMRYPQVQPYMGFVPGLKAFIAAVIGGIGSVPGAVVGGFILGMTEILVVGFFPNLAGYRDVFAYVILIVLLMFRPTGIFTVYSEQKV from the coding sequence TTGTCTCACATCGCGCAGAACCTTATAAATGGAACTTTGTTGGGAGGATTGTACGCACTTATAGCAATAGGGTACACCATGGTTTATGGAATATTGAGGCTCATAAATTTTGCCCATGGTGATATATTGATGTGGGGTGTCTACTTTGCGCTTTACACGGTAATAGCCTTGAGCATGCCTTGGTGGCTAGGATTTCTCGTTGGAATAGCGCTGGCCGGATTGTTGGGATTCACTGTTGAAAAGGTGGCTTACAGACCTCTCAGAAACGCTCCAAGAATTTCAGCTTTGATAACAGCCATTGGTATTTCTTTCTTCTTGGAAAGTTTAGCTGTCGTTGTTTTTGGGGGTATTCCAAAATCTTTTAACATCTATCCAAAGTTTTTCAACAAGATTATTATATTCAATCATCTTAGAATACAAATGCTAACCTTCTTCATACTTGGTGTCACGTTTGTTCTACTGTTTGGAGTATTATGGTTGCTCTACAGAACAAAAACGGGTACGGCTATGCGTGCCATTGCCACCGACATACCCACCACAAGTTTGATGGGAGCCAACGTTGATAACATAATAAGCTTGACGTTCATAATCGGTTCTATGCTGGCTGCAACGTCTGGAATAATGTGGGCTATGAGGTATCCACAGGTTCAGCCTTACATGGGATTCGTTCCTGGGTTAAAAGCATTTATAGCCGCTGTTATAGGTGGAATAGGTTCCGTCCCAGGTGCAGTTGTTGGAGGATTCATCTTGGGCATGACGGAAATTCTCGTCGTTGGATTCTTTCCGAACTTGGCAGGGTACAGAGATGTCTTCGCATACGTCATATTGATAGTGCTTTTGATGTTCAGACCTACTGGGATATTCACAGTTTACTCGGAACAGAAGGTGTGA
- a CDS encoding ABC transporter substrate-binding protein, producing MKKTLVLISIALLMVSVVFGAETIKIGVAFPMTGGIAAFGQMTLNGVKVAESLYPTVLGKKIELIVADNRSDKTEAANVVSRLIDYNHVVAIIGEIASSHSLAGGSIAEEKHVPMLSPASTNPLVTQGKHYVFRACFIDPFQGHVAAVFARNYLKAKTAVVFTDVVQDYSVGLANFFVKDFVAMGGKVYKEFYQTGDQDFSAQLTDALSKNPDVIYVPGYYPEIALMARQARQLGYTGPFLAGDGAEAPELVKIGGDAVNGVYYTSHFNADAPFTEVGKKFVAKYKEMYKESPSALAALGFDAYLLLRDAIQRANSAEPEKIAEALRNTKHFEGATGYITIDKYGNTIKSAVVNVVKNGKFTYVTTINP from the coding sequence ATGAAAAAAACATTAGTGTTGATCAGTATCGCGTTGTTGATGGTTTCTGTGGTGTTTGGAGCGGAAACCATAAAGATCGGCGTTGCTTTTCCAATGACGGGGGGAATTGCCGCGTTTGGTCAAATGACTTTAAACGGGGTTAAGGTCGCGGAAAGCTTGTATCCAACGGTGCTTGGAAAGAAAATTGAACTTATCGTTGCGGATAACAGATCTGACAAAACCGAAGCGGCAAACGTTGTTAGCAGATTGATAGACTACAACCACGTCGTGGCAATAATCGGTGAAATAGCGAGTTCTCACTCGTTGGCAGGAGGATCCATTGCAGAAGAGAAACACGTTCCTATGCTCTCACCTGCTTCAACAAACCCGCTTGTAACCCAGGGAAAGCATTACGTCTTCAGAGCTTGCTTTATCGATCCGTTCCAGGGTCATGTTGCTGCCGTTTTTGCTCGCAACTATCTAAAAGCTAAAACGGCCGTTGTCTTCACAGACGTTGTCCAAGATTACAGCGTTGGTCTTGCCAATTTCTTTGTGAAAGATTTTGTGGCCATGGGTGGGAAAGTTTACAAGGAATTTTATCAAACTGGCGACCAGGACTTCAGTGCTCAGCTTACAGATGCTTTGAGTAAGAATCCGGATGTCATATACGTACCTGGGTATTATCCAGAAATAGCCCTGATGGCCAGACAAGCAAGGCAACTCGGTTACACTGGCCCATTCCTCGCTGGCGATGGTGCAGAGGCACCGGAACTTGTTAAAATCGGTGGAGATGCCGTAAACGGCGTTTACTACACATCTCATTTCAACGCCGACGCTCCCTTTACCGAAGTCGGAAAGAAATTCGTAGCCAAGTACAAAGAAATGTATAAAGAATCCCCATCAGCTCTAGCAGCCTTGGGATTTGACGCTTACCTCTTGCTGAGGGATGCAATTCAACGCGCAAATTCCGCAGAACCAGAAAAGATAGCTGAAGCTTTGAGAAATACGAAACATTTTGAAGGTGCCACCGGTTACATAACGATTGACAAATACGGAAATACCATCAAGTCGGCTGTTGTAAACGTAGTAAAGAATGGCAAATTCACCTACGTTACCACCATCAATCCGTAA
- a CDS encoding MFS transporter, giving the protein MIPYKLKMYSYFTFFAFGFYVVILSSAFPKVLEDLSINYLYGGYLFLFGTLGYVVGSALCALFAHKMGLKLIAQLGAFLLLIGSLGYVISDDFVKIAFSGFIANAGTGLIEVGVGSLIGTIKKEKAARLLNHVNTFFALGALVGPFVVSFFIHWSLGWRSVYILEALIALTAFLFSIKMEKPVITLEEKFDFKSILDPKIIILNLLIMIYVGYEVGFSAWVSTFLVHARGINVSSAAAIAAIFWMGMFLGRYGASYVKMEEKRWLMLITVFSLTSVVAFMLSINLYVAMTFIFLSGLGFASTYPTIQAMLANYAEGKVGNLMGMFVVFVGIGASLSEWMVGGISNMQGIFYGFTVVPALICAEILLVIFSGKLIRAKRSEYL; this is encoded by the coding sequence ATGATCCCTTACAAATTGAAGATGTATTCTTATTTCACTTTTTTTGCTTTTGGTTTTTACGTTGTAATACTTTCAAGCGCCTTTCCGAAAGTTTTGGAAGATCTTTCCATTAATTATTTGTATGGTGGTTACCTTTTTCTTTTCGGAACACTTGGGTATGTTGTAGGTTCGGCACTGTGCGCCCTTTTTGCACATAAGATGGGATTGAAGCTGATAGCACAACTTGGTGCGTTTTTACTTTTAATAGGATCGTTAGGGTACGTCATAAGTGATGATTTCGTTAAAATTGCTTTTTCTGGTTTTATTGCAAATGCAGGCACTGGCTTGATAGAAGTCGGAGTGGGTTCTCTTATAGGGACGATAAAAAAGGAAAAGGCGGCCAGGTTGCTCAATCACGTGAATACATTCTTCGCTCTTGGAGCACTTGTTGGACCTTTTGTGGTTTCGTTTTTCATTCATTGGTCGTTGGGATGGAGAAGTGTTTACATATTGGAAGCACTTATCGCATTGACTGCTTTTCTCTTTTCGATTAAAATGGAAAAGCCTGTAATTACATTGGAAGAAAAATTCGACTTCAAATCGATATTGGATCCAAAAATCATCATTCTAAACCTCCTTATAATGATATATGTTGGATATGAGGTTGGATTCTCAGCTTGGGTAAGTACTTTCCTCGTTCACGCAAGAGGTATAAATGTTTCTTCAGCAGCAGCTATAGCCGCCATTTTTTGGATGGGAATGTTTCTCGGAAGGTACGGAGCAAGCTATGTAAAAATGGAGGAAAAGAGATGGCTTATGCTAATAACCGTTTTTTCTTTAACAAGCGTTGTTGCTTTTATGCTTTCCATAAATTTGTATGTTGCGATGACTTTCATATTCTTAAGCGGATTGGGCTTTGCAAGTACTTACCCCACTATACAAGCTATGCTTGCAAATTACGCTGAAGGGAAAGTTGGAAATCTCATGGGAATGTTTGTAGTTTTTGTTGGGATAGGTGCATCGTTGTCAGAGTGGATGGTAGGTGGTATTTCGAACATGCAAGGAATATTTTATGGATTTACCGTCGTACCAGCATTGATATGTGCAGAAATACTGCTGGTTATTTTTTCTGGAAAGCTCATACGTGCAAAAAGGAGTGAATATTTATGA
- a CDS encoding carboxymuconolactone decarboxylase family protein, whose product MKKKVDEFKKEREHLNEIVMKYAKKHIKRFYNLDTNVYLDGALPRKIKELLGLVSSLVLRCDDCIEYHLITSHENGVTSAEIEEALSIGLIVGGSIVIPHLRRAFEIWDELEEKKMKELLEEIESILNSSKEKDKKLKSVCEFLKTNVEHYDWVGFYIVNSTENELILGPFVGEETEHVKIKFGEGICGQAAERENLFIVQDVSKESNYLSCSPKVKSEIVVPIFKNEKVIGELDIDSHKTEPFTQWDEEFLSKVCEMVGQIL is encoded by the coding sequence ATGAAAAAAAAGGTGGATGAATTCAAGAAAGAACGAGAGCATCTAAACGAAATCGTAATGAAGTATGCGAAAAAACATATAAAAAGATTCTACAACTTGGATACGAATGTTTATCTGGATGGTGCTTTGCCCAGAAAAATCAAAGAGCTGTTGGGACTTGTCTCATCGCTTGTCCTAAGATGTGATGACTGCATTGAGTATCATCTTATAACATCACACGAAAATGGTGTAACTTCAGCTGAAATAGAAGAGGCGCTTTCGATAGGATTGATCGTTGGAGGCTCCATAGTTATTCCGCATTTAAGGAGAGCGTTTGAAATATGGGATGAATTGGAAGAAAAAAAGATGAAGGAATTGTTGGAAGAAATCGAAAGCATTCTGAACTCTTCAAAAGAAAAAGATAAAAAACTTAAAAGTGTATGTGAATTTTTAAAAACCAATGTCGAACATTATGATTGGGTAGGTTTTTACATAGTCAACTCAACTGAAAACGAACTCATTCTTGGTCCCTTTGTTGGAGAAGAGACTGAACATGTTAAAATCAAATTTGGGGAAGGCATTTGTGGCCAAGCTGCTGAGAGAGAAAACCTCTTCATAGTTCAAGATGTCTCGAAAGAGAGCAACTATCTTTCTTGCAGCCCTAAAGTTAAATCGGAAATTGTCGTTCCAATTTTTAAAAACGAAAAGGTTATAGGTGAATTGGATATAGATTCTCACAAAACTGAACCTTTCACCCAATGGGATGAAGAATTTCTTTCAAAGGTATGTGAAATGGTTGGACAAATCCTTTAA
- a CDS encoding YncE family protein, producing the protein MSRKFLILLAIGVLSIILVGCTFVNSSTHTIGGYVKDALGNAVPNVTLHISYPNGYKTTVTDDRGYWSESDVIGKATITPEATGWTFNPPTKTLYVDKNENNVNFTGNPLNYFVSGYVKDGEGNGLSGVTITFESSQSEATPVKTNLSGFWKSGLLNGEVKVRALKNGWLFHPNEISVSGLRDDVNFTAEKGIGETMYIPLQGNPGGLTVDEEGGRLFVSNSSTDTVIVFNVYGYNKIGEYHVGSSPAGICYDPNDNRLFVANSATDTISVVDASNDKLIKNVLIGGTPQGIAFNPTTNLVYVTNSYYNAVNVLKASPTNIIATIRVGKSPNGVAVNPITNMIYITNKTDGTVSVINGKDNSLADDIKVGSEPIGVAVNYVTNKIYVVNHGNGTVSVINGETDAVVKTIKVGNGPSYVSVNTLQNMIYVTNTSDNTLSVIDGDTDTVIQTVIVGKGPTWVTFNKKIGVVYVSNTEEKTVSVVH; encoded by the coding sequence ATGTCTAGAAAATTTTTGATTTTGTTAGCGATTGGAGTCTTATCGATAATTTTAGTGGGGTGCACTTTTGTAAATTCTTCCACTCATACGATAGGCGGCTACGTAAAAGATGCGTTGGGGAATGCCGTGCCAAATGTCACGTTACATATTTCTTATCCCAATGGTTATAAGACCACAGTTACCGATGACAGAGGATATTGGTCAGAAAGTGATGTAATAGGTAAAGCAACGATCACGCCAGAGGCAACCGGTTGGACTTTTAATCCTCCAACGAAAACCTTATACGTTGACAAGAACGAAAACAACGTGAATTTCACTGGGAATCCTTTGAATTATTTTGTAAGTGGATACGTTAAAGACGGGGAAGGGAACGGGCTTTCAGGGGTAACGATAACTTTTGAAAGTTCCCAAAGCGAGGCAACTCCTGTTAAAACTAATTTAAGTGGTTTTTGGAAAAGTGGGCTCTTGAATGGCGAAGTCAAGGTAAGAGCGCTGAAAAATGGATGGCTCTTTCATCCAAATGAAATTTCTGTGAGTGGTTTAAGAGATGACGTGAATTTCACTGCGGAAAAAGGCATTGGGGAAACGATGTACATCCCTCTTCAAGGAAATCCTGGTGGTTTGACCGTGGATGAAGAAGGTGGAAGGTTGTTCGTTTCCAATTCTTCCACTGATACCGTGATAGTATTTAACGTCTACGGTTACAATAAAATTGGAGAATACCACGTGGGCTCTTCACCAGCCGGGATTTGTTACGATCCCAACGACAATCGTTTATTCGTGGCGAATTCTGCAACTGACACCATCAGCGTTGTCGATGCCTCTAACGATAAGCTGATCAAAAACGTTCTTATAGGTGGCACACCCCAGGGCATTGCATTCAATCCTACAACCAATTTGGTTTACGTGACAAACTCTTATTACAACGCGGTGAACGTTCTGAAAGCCTCTCCTACCAACATAATTGCCACCATTCGTGTGGGTAAGTCTCCAAATGGTGTGGCCGTAAATCCAATAACAAACATGATTTACATTACCAACAAGACAGATGGTACTGTAAGCGTTATAAACGGCAAAGATAATTCATTGGCAGATGATATAAAGGTAGGGAGCGAACCCATAGGAGTAGCTGTAAATTACGTGACAAACAAGATATACGTTGTGAACCACGGTAACGGTACAGTCAGCGTTATAAATGGTGAAACAGATGCAGTTGTAAAAACCATAAAAGTTGGAAATGGACCAAGTTATGTTAGCGTGAATACGCTCCAAAACATGATCTATGTTACCAACACATCCGATAATACTTTAAGTGTTATAGACGGAGACACCGATACCGTAATTCAAACGGTAATAGTCGGAAAAGGACCAACATGGGTAACCTTTAATAAGAAAATAGGGGTTGTTTACGTTTCAAATACCGAAGAAAAAACGGTGAGTGTTGTTCACTAA
- a CDS encoding class I SAM-dependent rRNA methyltransferase, with product MIIVYLKKRGAEKVQRGHLWIYEDEIKSVDSDEEVGIANIFFEDEFMGRGLYNLRANPRLKLLTRKYEEINEEFFVRRFQSALKRRSSLLTSFRREFNAEGDLIPSLIIDRFADTLVVQIRSKALEKMKEDMINAMVKVYAPMTIYERSDFESMPEPGLSREKGVLYGLYPTEKTLEEDKLKFKVNIVKGQKTGFFYDQRESRTFAKKVAVKGGKALDLFTYTGGFAISLASEGMKVDAVDISKEDLQLASENAKLNKVKVNFICQDAFNLNGLEMYDLIIADPPSLIKNRSQKPKAFELLKTLMDQIIDHLNENGKFSICSCAYNIDEEMLKKIVLRSATEKKKVVRLINWTGLPLDHPHLLSMPETNYLKCLWGEIFNF from the coding sequence ATGATAATAGTCTATCTGAAAAAGAGAGGCGCGGAAAAGGTTCAAAGAGGGCACCTTTGGATATACGAAGATGAGATAAAAAGCGTTGATTCAGATGAAGAAGTCGGAATCGCGAATATCTTTTTCGAAGATGAATTTATGGGAAGAGGGCTTTACAATCTGAGAGCGAATCCTCGTCTAAAACTTTTAACCAGAAAATACGAGGAGATAAACGAAGAATTCTTCGTTAGAAGGTTCCAATCAGCTTTAAAAAGGAGAAGCAGCCTTCTTACCTCTTTTAGAAGAGAGTTCAATGCAGAGGGAGATCTAATTCCATCGCTTATCATCGACAGGTTTGCCGATACACTGGTAGTTCAAATAAGATCGAAGGCTCTTGAAAAGATGAAAGAAGACATGATAAACGCCATGGTAAAAGTATATGCTCCCATGACCATTTACGAAAGAAGCGACTTTGAGTCGATGCCAGAACCAGGCCTTTCTCGTGAAAAAGGGGTGCTTTACGGTCTTTATCCAACCGAAAAAACATTGGAGGAAGATAAATTAAAGTTCAAGGTAAACATAGTCAAAGGCCAGAAAACTGGCTTTTTTTACGATCAAAGAGAATCAAGGACATTTGCAAAAAAGGTGGCAGTTAAAGGTGGAAAAGCTCTTGATCTTTTCACCTATACAGGAGGGTTTGCCATTTCGTTGGCTTCAGAAGGCATGAAAGTCGATGCCGTTGACATATCTAAGGAGGACCTCCAACTCGCCTCTGAAAATGCGAAACTGAACAAGGTCAAGGTGAATTTCATCTGTCAAGATGCTTTCAACCTGAACGGATTGGAAATGTACGATCTCATCATTGCAGATCCACCTTCGTTGATAAAGAACCGCTCTCAAAAACCTAAGGCTTTTGAGCTACTCAAAACGTTGATGGATCAAATAATAGATCATCTGAACGAAAATGGGAAGTTCAGCATTTGTTCTTGCGCTTACAACATAGACGAAGAAATGTTGAAAAAGATCGTGTTGAGAAGTGCAACGGAAAAGAAGAAAGTTGTAAGGTTGATAAATTGGACTGGCTTGCCTTTAGATCATCCTCATCTTTTGTCGATGCCAGAAACGAATTATCTGAAATGTCTATGGGGAGAAATATTTAACTTTTGA
- the def gene encoding peptide deformylase produces MLIRLYGDPVLRKVAKEIDPTSLKDEFIKEMANTMYVEDGVGLAAPQIGISERFFLYDVGEKLHLIINPQILEMSPEKEEGEEGCLSIPDIFEEVPRSLKIRVKYYDNFGKEYTRELEGYEARVFQHEFDHLNGKLFIDYISPVKKRLLKQKLNDIKKKSAEILKEIEKTAARK; encoded by the coding sequence ATGCTCATCAGGTTGTATGGAGATCCTGTCCTCAGAAAAGTCGCGAAGGAGATAGATCCAACATCGTTGAAAGATGAATTTATAAAAGAAATGGCAAATACTATGTACGTGGAAGATGGCGTAGGTTTAGCCGCTCCCCAGATAGGTATTTCTGAAAGGTTTTTTCTTTACGATGTTGGGGAAAAGTTGCACTTGATCATAAACCCACAAATATTGGAAATGTCTCCGGAAAAAGAAGAAGGAGAGGAAGGCTGTTTAAGTATTCCTGATATTTTTGAAGAGGTTCCTAGATCGTTGAAAATAAGGGTAAAGTATTACGATAATTTCGGAAAAGAATACACACGAGAGCTCGAAGGATACGAAGCAAGGGTTTTTCAACATGAGTTCGATCACTTGAACGGCAAGCTTTTCATCGATTATATAAGCCCTGTAAAGAAAAGATTGTTAAAGCAAAAACTGAACGACATCAAAAAGAAAAGCGCTGAGATACTTAAAGAAATAGAAAAAACAGCCGCTCGCAAATAA
- the fmt gene encoding methionyl-tRNA formyltransferase, with the protein MKVLFLGSAQFAVETLKYLSKAHEIPLVISQPSRPAGRSRKLKPTPVSQFAVEHDLPLLETENVNSQEILEKIEEMKPDVAIVVAFGQLLKKELLASVGRGFFNVHASILPKYRGAAPIQRALLDGVTQTGVTLFKIDEGMDTGDIALVEKTTVDPFETFDSLYERLAKMGASLVERFLSNPDIPLTPQTGEASKAPKISIQETFIDWNQPAEIVANKIRAFDSTPAARAKLKGEVVKLFGVKGISMTGKGKPGQIVSIRGHALIACSEGGVMVERIQFPSKKVITFSDAENGHKLSRGISFDPCC; encoded by the coding sequence ATGAAAGTTTTGTTTTTAGGTTCTGCACAATTCGCAGTAGAAACTTTGAAATATCTTTCCAAAGCTCACGAAATCCCACTTGTCATAAGCCAACCATCACGGCCAGCTGGAAGAAGCAGGAAACTCAAACCTACTCCGGTTTCGCAATTTGCCGTTGAACACGATCTTCCCTTGTTGGAAACGGAAAACGTAAATTCTCAGGAGATTTTGGAAAAAATAGAAGAAATGAAGCCGGATGTTGCCATAGTGGTAGCTTTTGGACAACTTCTTAAAAAAGAATTGCTGGCAAGCGTGGGACGTGGCTTTTTCAACGTCCACGCGTCCATTTTACCCAAATATCGTGGGGCAGCCCCCATACAAAGAGCTCTTTTAGATGGAGTGACTCAAACCGGCGTTACGCTTTTCAAAATAGATGAAGGAATGGATACAGGCGATATAGCACTTGTCGAAAAGACGACTGTCGATCCGTTTGAAACTTTTGATAGCCTTTATGAAAGGCTGGCAAAGATGGGAGCCTCACTTGTTGAAAGATTTCTTTCAAATCCAGATATCCCTTTAACACCCCAAACTGGTGAAGCGTCTAAAGCCCCCAAAATATCCATACAAGAAACTTTTATAGATTGGAATCAACCGGCGGAAATTGTCGCAAATAAGATACGCGCATTTGACTCCACGCCGGCAGCACGTGCCAAATTAAAGGGAGAAGTGGTAAAACTCTTTGGGGTGAAGGGAATTTCAATGACAGGCAAGGGAAAACCAGGTCAAATAGTCAGCATTCGTGGCCATGCGCTGATCGCTTGTAGTGAAGGAGGCGTGATGGTGGAAAGGATTCAATTCCCTTCAAAGAAGGTGATCACGTTTAGTGATGCGGAGAACGGTCATAAGCTTTCTCGCGGTATTTCTTTCGATCCTTGCTGTTGA